In one window of Pseudoalteromonas sp. N1230-9 DNA:
- the ispG gene encoding flavodoxin-dependent (E)-4-hydroxy-3-methylbut-2-enyl-diphosphate synthase, with product MFSESPIKRRKSTRINVGNVPIGDGAPIAVQSMTNTDTLDVDATVAQIQAIQDAGADIVRVSVPTMDAAEAFKSIKEQVTIPLVTDIHFDYRIALKVAQYGADCLRINPGNIGSEERIRAVVDSAREHNIPIRIGVNGGSLERDLQEKYGEPTPEALLESAMRHVEILQRLDFEQFKVSVKASDVFLAVGAYRLLAKEIDQPLHLGITEAGGMRSGSVKSAVGLGMLLAEGIGDTLRVSLAADPVQEIKVGFDILKSLRIRSRGINFIACPSCSRQEFDVVNTMNQLEERLEDVVEPMSVSVIGCVVNGPGEALVSDIGLAGANRRSGLYINGERQKARIDNDNIVEQLEGYVRDFIAKKEKETPIDIKIVE from the coding sequence ATGTTTTCAGAATCTCCTATTAAACGCAGAAAATCGACACGTATCAATGTAGGTAACGTTCCGATTGGTGACGGCGCCCCGATTGCCGTTCAGTCAATGACAAATACTGATACGCTTGATGTTGATGCCACAGTGGCGCAAATCCAAGCTATTCAAGATGCTGGCGCCGATATTGTGCGTGTTTCAGTCCCAACAATGGATGCTGCTGAAGCGTTTAAAAGCATTAAAGAGCAAGTGACAATTCCACTTGTGACGGATATTCATTTTGATTACCGAATTGCGCTAAAAGTAGCGCAATATGGCGCTGACTGTTTACGTATCAATCCTGGTAATATTGGTAGTGAAGAGCGTATTCGTGCTGTCGTTGATTCTGCACGCGAGCATAATATTCCAATTCGTATTGGTGTAAATGGCGGCTCATTAGAGCGTGACCTACAAGAAAAGTACGGTGAACCAACACCAGAAGCCCTGCTTGAATCAGCAATGCGCCATGTTGAGATCTTACAACGTTTAGACTTTGAACAATTCAAAGTGTCGGTTAAAGCATCTGATGTATTTTTAGCTGTGGGTGCGTATCGATTGCTTGCAAAAGAAATTGACCAACCGTTGCACCTAGGTATCACCGAAGCTGGCGGTATGCGTTCTGGCTCTGTTAAATCAGCCGTAGGTTTAGGAATGCTACTTGCCGAAGGCATTGGTGACACATTACGCGTTTCCCTTGCTGCCGATCCGGTACAAGAGATAAAAGTGGGTTTTGATATTTTAAAATCACTGCGCATTCGCTCACGCGGCATTAACTTTATTGCCTGCCCTAGCTGCTCACGCCAAGAGTTTGATGTGGTAAATACCATGAACCAGCTCGAAGAGCGTTTAGAAGACGTTGTTGAACCCATGTCGGTATCAGTGATTGGTTGCGTGGTAAATGGCCCAGGCGAAGCGCTGGTTAGCGATATCGGCCTTGCTGGTGCCAACCGTCGTTCTGGCTTATACATCAACGGTGAACGTCAAAAAGCACGTATCGATAATGATAACATTGTTGAGCAACTTGAAGGGTATGTGCGTGACTTTATCGCTAAAAAAGAAAAAGAAACGCCAATCGACATCAAAATTGTAGAATAA
- a CDS encoding RodZ domain-containing protein, whose product MNEEKNTEQPQETLGQVLKKHREKAGMSLEQLAGALKLSVLQLQRLENDEHTLLGPATFVKGYVKSYCRELKLDCQEILTLLPKHVEPTKKSNMQSFSRRTEKEAHDSRLMLFSYFILAIVIGSSVFWWWQNSAPNLEEPVSAAMPSQLEKNEPAMPTEDTTAAAHNTEQTTDLSAPQNTPVDEKPATQTVEPSTPAASTAIEQTKKNDPEHSTIVMNFNEDSWVEIHDGNGDRVAFGVKKAGYVMTVTGAQPFNIVLGKHQVVDITFQGEAIDTSHFAKNRLAKFTLPLSE is encoded by the coding sequence ATGAATGAAGAAAAAAATACAGAACAACCGCAAGAAACGCTCGGCCAAGTACTAAAAAAGCACCGCGAAAAAGCGGGAATGAGCCTTGAGCAGCTTGCAGGTGCATTGAAATTATCAGTGTTACAATTACAACGTTTAGAAAATGACGAGCACACACTACTTGGCCCTGCTACTTTTGTAAAAGGCTATGTAAAAAGCTATTGTCGAGAGCTAAAGCTAGACTGCCAAGAGATTCTCACTCTCTTACCAAAACATGTTGAACCAACTAAAAAGTCCAACATGCAGAGCTTTTCTCGTCGCACAGAAAAAGAAGCACACGACAGTCGATTAATGCTGTTCAGCTATTTTATTTTAGCGATAGTCATTGGTTCATCCGTATTTTGGTGGTGGCAAAATAGCGCACCAAACTTAGAAGAACCGGTCAGTGCAGCCATGCCAAGTCAGCTTGAAAAAAATGAGCCTGCGATGCCGACCGAAGATACGACAGCCGCAGCTCACAATACAGAGCAAACAACTGATTTATCTGCGCCGCAAAACACACCGGTAGATGAAAAACCAGCGACACAAACCGTAGAACCATCAACACCTGCGGCATCTACAGCAATTGAACAAACGAAAAAAAATGACCCTGAACATAGCACCATTGTTATGAACTTCAATGAAGATAGCTGGGTCGAAATACATGACGGCAATGGCGATCGTGTAGCCTTTGGTGTAAAAAAAGCAGGCTATGTGATGACCGTAACTGGCGCACAGCCGTTTAATATTGTGTTAGGCAAACACCAAGTTGTTGATATTACTTTCCAAGGTGAAGCTATTGACACCTCGCACTTTGCTAAAAATCGATTAGCTAAATTTACTTTACCGTTATCAGAGTAA
- the pilW gene encoding type IV pilus biogenesis/stability protein PilW produces the protein MRSLLAITVSTLALTGCVTENSYNGSNKPVVENKINNTGAARTRIALALQYLKTGNNSQAKYNLERAADFAPELPEVHYSLAYYYQQVDEPELADKAYQQALRIDPNDPNTLNNYGVFLCGIGEYDRAAEELLKAISIPSYIRVAESYENLALCAIEFDDFENAEKYLKSALSHSSQRPSSLISLAGLYYAKSDLHKAQEVVEKYEATGRVTPRALMLSYLIQQRMGHIEKAQTTAGIILQTYPGSTEAKAISSEQLKRTEFEILREKYRQSQLKELQISNNTFAVSKDQPKIRIVKKKAPPKASQPQVIATNVAAPAAQSSATKAESAVVQNTPTDNSVNQKTIVEEPTKATTSPSTTEAAPVATQSDDITIVSFGAPKKPATKQQTTRQSQAKSNDASTVVFYEAEKDESVFNANSQGTQNTTQTHFSVTNEHTNLPMLNPSVPALNIPYHIIQNGENLFSISVRYNVKLQKILQWNGLKESDRVQNGTKIYLNDPHIYHNINTGDTLFGIATEHSVLIDQLMRWNKLSPDVALEPGHRLLLVDPNSYAL, from the coding sequence ATGCGATCTTTACTTGCCATAACTGTTAGTACTTTAGCATTAACAGGATGTGTCACAGAAAACAGCTACAACGGCAGTAACAAACCCGTTGTAGAGAACAAAATCAACAATACAGGTGCGGCACGCACACGTATAGCACTTGCTCTACAGTATCTAAAAACAGGCAATAACTCGCAAGCAAAATACAACCTAGAACGCGCTGCTGATTTTGCTCCTGAACTCCCTGAAGTCCATTACTCTCTAGCTTATTATTATCAACAGGTTGATGAACCTGAACTTGCAGACAAAGCCTATCAACAAGCATTACGCATTGACCCTAATGATCCTAATACATTAAATAACTATGGTGTGTTTTTGTGCGGTATTGGTGAATATGACCGCGCAGCCGAAGAACTGCTAAAAGCTATTTCGATTCCGAGCTACATCCGGGTAGCAGAAAGTTATGAAAACTTAGCCCTATGTGCTATTGAATTTGATGACTTTGAAAATGCAGAAAAATACTTAAAATCGGCCCTAAGTCATAGTTCACAACGCCCATCTTCGCTGATCAGCCTCGCAGGCTTATATTACGCTAAAAGCGACTTACATAAAGCACAAGAGGTGGTTGAAAAATATGAAGCAACTGGCAGAGTGACACCACGCGCGCTCATGCTAAGTTATTTAATTCAGCAGCGCATGGGACACATAGAAAAAGCCCAAACCACCGCTGGGATTATTTTACAAACGTACCCGGGTTCAACTGAAGCCAAAGCAATTTCATCGGAGCAACTAAAACGCACTGAATTTGAAATATTGCGCGAAAAGTATCGTCAATCACAGCTCAAAGAACTACAGATCTCAAACAACACCTTTGCTGTCAGTAAAGATCAACCTAAAATACGCATTGTGAAGAAAAAAGCACCGCCAAAAGCTTCGCAGCCACAAGTAATAGCAACAAACGTAGCTGCGCCAGCAGCCCAATCATCAGCTACAAAAGCTGAAAGTGCGGTCGTTCAAAATACGCCAACCGATAATTCAGTAAATCAAAAAACAATAGTAGAAGAGCCAACTAAAGCAACAACTTCGCCAAGCACCACAGAAGCAGCTCCCGTTGCAACACAGAGTGACGATATTACTATTGTTTCATTTGGCGCGCCAAAAAAACCAGCCACCAAGCAGCAAACAACAAGGCAATCTCAAGCGAAAAGTAATGACGCGAGCACGGTAGTTTTTTACGAAGCAGAAAAAGATGAAAGCGTGTTTAATGCAAACTCACAAGGGACTCAAAACACCACCCAAACGCACTTTAGTGTAACGAACGAGCATACAAACTTACCGATGCTAAACCCAAGTGTACCTGCGCTGAATATCCCTTATCATATTATTCAAAATGGCGAAAACCTGTTTAGCATTTCGGTGCGATACAATGTTAAACTACAGAAAATTTTGCAGTGGAATGGCCTTAAGGAATCGGATCGCGTGCAAAACGGCACAAAAATCTATTTAAACGATCCGCACATTTATCACAACATAAATACCGGTGATACCCTTTTTGGCATTGCCACTGAGCACAGCGTATTGATCGATCAATTAATGCGCTGGAACAAATTAAGTCCAGATGTTGCCCTCGAACCTGGACATAGACTCTTATTGGTAGACCCTAACTCATACGCATTATGA
- a CDS encoding bifunctional tRNA (adenosine(37)-C2)-methyltransferase TrmG/ribosomal RNA large subunit methyltransferase RlmN, producing MATEKKINLLDLNRDAMRELFVSFGEKPFRGDQVMKWIYHFGVDNFDDMTNVNKKLKEKLKAECEIVAPEISVKQVASDGTIKYALLLQGGQEVEAVWIPEKDRATLCVSSQVGCALECTFCSTAQQGFNRNLAVSEIIGQVWRVAKDIGLDGDSTKRPVTNVVMMGMGEPLLNLKNVVPAMELMMDDWGFGLSKRRVTLSTSGVVPALDLLKEKIDVALAISLHAPNNELRDVLVPINKKYPIEEFLAACRRYIDGSKANKDVTIEYVMLQGVNDSTDQAHELVKTLKGTPSKVNLIPFNPFPGNEYGRSSNSRIDRFSKVLQAAGITCIVRRTRGDDIDAACGQLVGDVVDRTKRLAKKKMREDNAISVNIHQA from the coding sequence ATGGCCACTGAAAAAAAGATTAACTTATTAGATTTAAACCGAGATGCAATGCGCGAGCTATTTGTATCGTTCGGTGAAAAGCCATTTCGTGGCGATCAGGTGATGAAATGGATTTATCATTTTGGTGTAGATAATTTTGACGATATGACAAACGTCAACAAAAAGCTGAAAGAGAAGCTTAAAGCTGAATGTGAAATTGTTGCTCCTGAGATCTCAGTTAAACAAGTGGCAAGTGATGGCACCATCAAATATGCTCTTTTGCTACAAGGTGGCCAAGAAGTTGAAGCTGTGTGGATCCCTGAAAAAGATCGTGCAACTTTATGTGTTTCATCACAAGTTGGGTGTGCTCTTGAATGTACATTCTGCTCAACAGCACAACAAGGCTTTAACCGAAACTTAGCTGTGTCTGAAATCATTGGTCAAGTTTGGCGTGTCGCAAAAGACATCGGTTTAGATGGCGACAGCACTAAACGTCCTGTTACTAACGTTGTAATGATGGGCATGGGTGAGCCATTGCTTAACCTTAAAAATGTTGTGCCAGCGATGGAACTGATGATGGATGATTGGGGTTTTGGCCTGTCAAAACGCCGTGTAACATTAAGTACATCAGGTGTGGTGCCTGCGCTTGATTTATTAAAAGAGAAGATCGACGTCGCACTGGCTATTTCACTTCATGCGCCAAACAACGAGCTGCGTGATGTACTTGTACCAATTAATAAAAAGTATCCAATTGAAGAGTTTTTAGCGGCATGCCGTCGTTATATTGATGGCTCTAAAGCAAACAAAGACGTGACAATTGAGTACGTCATGTTGCAAGGTGTCAACGACAGCACAGATCAAGCCCATGAGTTGGTTAAAACACTCAAAGGCACACCATCGAAAGTAAACCTTATTCCATTTAACCCATTCCCTGGGAACGAATATGGTCGTTCGAGCAATAGTCGCATAGACCGTTTCTCTAAGGTATTACAAGCTGCGGGTATTACCTGTATTGTTCGTCGTACTCGCGGTGATGACATTGATGCAGCATGTGGTCAGTTAGTCGGTGATGTTGTTGACCGCACCAAACGCCTAGCGAAAAAGAAAATGCGTGAAGATAATGCAATTTCGGTGAACATTCACCAAGCCTAA
- the ndk gene encoding nucleoside-diphosphate kinase, which yields MALERTFSIVKPDAVAKNHIGAIYNRFETAGLKIVAAKMVHLSKEKAEGFYAEHSERPFFGALVEFMTSGPVMVTVLEGENAVLKNREIMGATNPAEALAGTLRADYADSIDENAVHGSDAVESAAREIAYFFADEEICPRTR from the coding sequence ATGGCTTTAGAGCGTACTTTTTCAATCGTAAAACCTGATGCAGTTGCTAAAAACCACATCGGTGCTATCTACAACCGTTTCGAAACTGCGGGTCTTAAAATCGTTGCAGCTAAAATGGTTCACCTTTCAAAAGAAAAAGCTGAAGGTTTCTACGCTGAGCACAGCGAGCGTCCTTTCTTCGGTGCTTTAGTTGAGTTCATGACATCTGGTCCAGTAATGGTTACTGTTCTTGAAGGTGAGAACGCAGTACTTAAAAACCGTGAAATCATGGGTGCTACTAACCCTGCTGAAGCACTAGCTGGTACATTACGTGCTGACTACGCAGATAGCATCGACGAAAACGCTGTTCACGGTTCAGACGCTGTTGAATCAGCTGCACGTGAAATCGCATACTTCTTCGCTGACGAAGAAATCTGCCCACGTACTCGTTAA
- the trhP gene encoding prephenate-dependent tRNA uridine(34) hydroxylase TrhP, with translation MSSPILTPRPFTPELLSPAGSLKNMRYAFAYGADAVYAGQPRYSLRVRNNEFDLDNLQIGINEAHAQNKKLYVVSNIAPHNAKVKSYLRDIEPVVAMQPDALIMSDPGLIMLVREKWPDMPIHLSVQANAVNYATVNFWAKQGIERVILSRELSLEEIAEIRQLCPNTELEVFVHGALCMAYSGRCLLSGYINKRDPNQGTCTNACRWNYDVKPGTENETGEMVHKIDPKAVIPTLGDGVPSNEVFMLEEQGRPGEYMPAFEDEHGTYIMNSKDLRAVQYVDQLTKMGVHSLKIEGRTKSFYYVARTAQVYRKAIDDAVAGRPFDANLFKTLENLAHRGYTEGFLKRHAHQDYQNYEYGHSVSDKQQFVGEVLGRTNNGLVEIDVKNKFCTGHSLELMTPKGNINFNLEFMENKKGEAISDAKGSGHIVKIPLPEDIDLDHAILMRNLDADQDTRNPFNKA, from the coding sequence ATGTCGTCACCTATTTTGACCCCTCGTCCTTTTACGCCTGAGTTGTTATCACCTGCGGGTAGTTTAAAGAATATGCGTTATGCTTTTGCCTATGGTGCAGATGCTGTTTATGCAGGTCAGCCTCGTTACAGCCTTCGTGTTCGTAACAATGAGTTTGACCTAGATAACCTACAAATAGGTATCAATGAAGCGCACGCACAAAATAAAAAATTGTATGTGGTGTCGAACATTGCTCCTCACAATGCCAAGGTAAAATCGTATTTACGCGATATAGAGCCTGTCGTTGCTATGCAGCCTGATGCGCTGATCATGTCTGATCCTGGGCTTATTATGTTAGTTCGTGAAAAATGGCCTGACATGCCAATTCACTTATCTGTTCAGGCCAATGCGGTGAACTATGCCACAGTGAATTTTTGGGCAAAGCAAGGTATTGAGCGTGTCATTTTATCGCGCGAATTATCGCTTGAAGAAATCGCTGAAATTCGCCAGCTATGCCCGAATACAGAACTTGAAGTGTTTGTTCACGGTGCACTTTGCATGGCGTATTCTGGTCGTTGTTTGTTATCAGGGTATATTAATAAACGCGATCCAAATCAAGGAACGTGCACTAATGCATGTCGTTGGAATTACGATGTAAAACCAGGCACCGAAAATGAAACCGGTGAAATGGTACATAAAATCGACCCTAAAGCGGTGATCCCAACACTGGGTGATGGTGTACCAAGTAACGAAGTATTTATGCTGGAAGAGCAGGGGCGTCCTGGCGAATACATGCCTGCTTTTGAAGACGAGCATGGTACTTACATTATGAACTCAAAAGACCTACGTGCAGTTCAATATGTTGATCAGCTCACTAAAATGGGCGTGCATAGTTTAAAAATTGAAGGCCGTACAAAGTCTTTCTATTATGTTGCACGTACTGCGCAAGTGTATCGTAAAGCCATTGATGATGCGGTTGCAGGCCGTCCATTTGATGCAAACTTATTTAAAACCCTCGAGAACTTAGCGCATCGTGGTTATACCGAAGGGTTTTTAAAGCGCCATGCGCATCAAGATTATCAAAACTATGAGTACGGTCATTCGGTATCTGATAAGCAGCAGTTTGTTGGTGAAGTATTAGGTCGCACTAACAATGGTTTAGTTGAAATTGATGTGAAAAATAAATTCTGTACTGGTCATTCACTTGAGCTAATGACGCCAAAAGGCAATATCAATTTTAACCTTGAGTTTATGGAAAATAAAAAAGGCGAAGCCATTAGCGATGCAAAAGGCTCGGGCCATATTGTAAAAATTCCTTTGCCAGAAGACATCGACTTAGATCACGCAATTTTGATGCGTAATTTAGATGCCGACCAAGATACCCGCAATCCATTCAATAAAGCTTAA
- a CDS encoding bifunctional diguanylate cyclase/phosphodiesterase translates to MKFLVHKSHHRELLHTLPYIAAGIVLSAVVLLLEWFGLIAEIPFYVAMHTSVELFSVVISFLIFAIGWNTWHFTKNYQLLLLACTMLCVAIFDSLHFLAYDNMHESAEQMSLVLNFWLIARLFNAAAFLIIAMGIWFKYKPLNANILLTSLLLFSFCITSVMFYSPQWLSAIYIQGKGASHVKFIIELSVLVLYTSAAFMFASQLSKPRANLNIAGKTLVCVLAILSETCFVVFNDTSHTTNIFNFFSHVYKGLTYFLLYKILFVETVTKPYAALENSTKQLSATLTALPDSVFELEENGTFREVFSDNSDNHIFIKGMVGKNILELFSDLDAQEFIKGLKESKRSGVCLLNPLPIAFKGRVIHFEFSITLFEYDNNGPTYLVNARDVSEKVGRVAALIQQSKFNRGLLHLTEISFQDDQDVLLNYAVEQARAITNCDGAALFICNEQKQLAYRAEHGSTFAVCTEKLQAKVAVGEAVIVNRKQAKEFGLPSDSNSFLVVPILRYGKCHMAIILQHIEKVFTVHDKNMLTVWAESVWQWFNKINLNKRMHILSQAVEQNPHPIMFTNTDAKIEYMNRAYLDMCQYDYDELIGQSPQTISAGQTDPSVYKDMWQQLKNKQAWVGALVNMTKHGKTLVEQTTIYPILDKQGKVSNYISFQHDMTKEVESETRIHQLSYFDQLTGLANQDRLKMEFEGIAKPHEDSKAAFILIGLDNFKILNKAMGIAHCNLVLQKLSARIRSFLGEHIMVARLQSDRFAFITPYTSTGAINKSTQELLRVISEPLLVNDELIVVTASIGIALYPIDGKEFEPLLQMAESAMFEVKKLGRNNTLFYAEEMNKSGLRQLQIINALNYAIEHNEFSLVFQPQIELATGITVAAEVLLRWHSEILGDVSPAEFIPIAESCGRISEIDDWVFENAVKTVRQWQESGMPKLAFAINLSATKFIKKHLLGDLIAVLQTHSVSPECIELELTETIAIGNPQFALNTITKLREAGFKMSIDDFGTGYSSMNYLKDFSLDKLKIDKSFIDDLENPSDADKAIVKAMIDLASALKMESIAEGVETPQQLNILKELECSQVQGYYFSKPLPIKMLYEFVKGKQSKLALISK, encoded by the coding sequence GTGAAATTTTTAGTCCATAAATCCCATCATCGAGAGCTTTTACACACGCTGCCATATATTGCTGCGGGTATCGTTTTGAGTGCAGTTGTATTGCTACTAGAGTGGTTTGGTTTAATTGCTGAAATACCATTTTATGTTGCTATGCATACTAGCGTAGAGTTGTTTTCGGTTGTTATTTCGTTTTTGATTTTCGCCATTGGTTGGAATACTTGGCATTTTACTAAAAATTATCAGTTGTTGTTGCTTGCATGCACAATGTTGTGTGTTGCTATTTTCGACTCCTTGCACTTTTTAGCTTATGACAATATGCATGAAAGTGCAGAGCAAATGAGTTTAGTGCTTAATTTTTGGTTAATTGCACGACTTTTTAATGCCGCAGCATTTTTAATTATTGCGATGGGGATTTGGTTTAAATATAAGCCTCTTAATGCCAATATATTATTAACTTCATTACTGCTCTTCAGTTTCTGTATTACTAGCGTAATGTTCTATTCGCCCCAATGGTTATCAGCTATATACATTCAAGGAAAAGGGGCAAGCCACGTAAAATTTATCATAGAACTGAGTGTATTAGTCCTTTATACCAGTGCAGCTTTTATGTTCGCCTCTCAGTTAAGCAAGCCTAGAGCAAATTTGAACATAGCAGGCAAAACCCTTGTATGCGTACTCGCTATTTTGAGCGAAACATGTTTTGTAGTATTTAATGACACCTCTCACACGACCAATATCTTTAACTTTTTTAGTCACGTTTATAAAGGGTTAACTTATTTCTTACTCTATAAAATTCTCTTTGTAGAAACCGTTACTAAGCCTTATGCGGCACTTGAAAACTCAACTAAGCAATTATCAGCAACGCTGACTGCATTACCCGATTCAGTATTCGAGCTTGAAGAAAATGGCACATTTCGTGAGGTTTTTAGTGATAATTCTGATAATCATATTTTCATTAAAGGCATGGTAGGAAAAAACATCCTCGAGCTATTTTCGGATTTAGATGCGCAAGAGTTTATAAAGGGGTTAAAAGAGTCAAAACGTTCGGGGGTGTGTTTGTTGAATCCATTACCTATTGCATTTAAGGGACGTGTGATTCATTTTGAGTTTTCTATCACATTATTTGAATATGATAATAATGGTCCTACCTATTTAGTAAATGCTCGCGATGTATCTGAAAAAGTTGGCCGCGTAGCTGCACTTATACAGCAAAGTAAGTTTAATCGAGGTCTGCTACATTTGACCGAAATCTCTTTTCAAGATGACCAAGATGTATTGCTAAATTATGCCGTCGAGCAAGCACGTGCGATAACAAACTGTGATGGTGCTGCGCTGTTTATCTGTAATGAACAAAAGCAACTTGCCTATAGAGCTGAACACGGTTCTACATTTGCCGTGTGTACCGAAAAACTACAAGCAAAAGTGGCCGTTGGCGAAGCTGTTATTGTTAATCGTAAACAAGCAAAAGAATTTGGTTTACCAAGCGATTCAAACTCTTTTTTAGTTGTGCCAATTCTTCGGTATGGAAAATGTCATATGGCTATCATTTTGCAACATATCGAAAAAGTCTTCACAGTGCATGACAAAAATATGCTTACAGTGTGGGCTGAGTCTGTTTGGCAGTGGTTTAATAAAATAAACCTAAATAAACGCATGCATATTCTGTCACAAGCGGTTGAACAAAACCCACACCCCATTATGTTTACCAACACAGATGCCAAAATTGAGTATATGAACCGCGCTTATTTAGACATGTGCCAGTATGACTACGATGAGCTAATAGGACAAAGCCCTCAAACAATAAGTGCAGGGCAAACAGACCCCTCTGTTTATAAAGATATGTGGCAGCAGCTTAAAAATAAACAAGCTTGGGTAGGGGCGTTAGTCAATATGACTAAGCATGGCAAAACCCTTGTTGAGCAAACAACCATTTACCCAATTTTAGATAAACAAGGCAAGGTGAGCAATTACATATCATTTCAACATGATATGACTAAAGAAGTTGAGAGTGAAACACGCATTCATCAACTTTCCTATTTTGACCAACTAACTGGACTGGCAAATCAAGACAGATTAAAAATGGAATTTGAAGGAATTGCCAAACCACACGAAGATTCGAAAGCTGCATTTATATTAATTGGTTTAGATAACTTTAAAATACTAAACAAAGCAATGGGGATAGCTCATTGCAACCTTGTGCTGCAAAAGTTAAGCGCCAGAATCCGCAGCTTTTTAGGGGAGCATATAATGGTGGCGCGTTTACAAAGCGATCGTTTTGCATTTATTACTCCCTATACGTCGACAGGCGCCATAAATAAAAGTACACAAGAATTATTAAGGGTGATAAGCGAGCCGTTATTGGTCAATGATGAATTAATTGTTGTTACGGCCTCTATTGGTATTGCTTTATATCCTATTGATGGCAAAGAGTTTGAGCCGTTATTGCAAATGGCAGAATCAGCGATGTTCGAAGTTAAAAAGCTAGGTCGTAATAATACGCTATTTTACGCTGAGGAGATGAATAAGTCTGGGCTGCGACAGCTACAGATTATAAATGCGCTTAATTATGCGATTGAACATAATGAGTTTTCGTTGGTGTTTCAGCCACAGATCGAACTTGCAACGGGTATAACCGTTGCCGCAGAAGTGTTACTACGTTGGCACTCAGAAATACTGGGTGATGTATCACCCGCTGAATTTATTCCTATCGCTGAAAGTTGCGGTCGCATCAGTGAAATTGATGACTGGGTATTTGAAAATGCCGTTAAAACTGTTCGTCAATGGCAAGAAAGTGGTATGCCTAAACTGGCGTTTGCGATTAACTTATCGGCGACTAAATTCATTAAAAAGCATTTACTTGGTGATTTAATTGCGGTTTTGCAAACACATTCCGTTAGCCCTGAATGTATTGAGCTCGAGTTGACTGAGACCATTGCCATTGGTAACCCTCAATTTGCCTTAAACACCATCACAAAATTGCGTGAAGCCGGTTTTAAAATGTCGATTGATGATTTTGGTACAGGCTATTCGTCGATGAATTATTTAAAAGACTTTTCACTCGATAAGCTCAAAATCGACAAATCATTTATTGATGATTTAGAAAACCCCAGCGATGCTGACAAGGCAATTGTTAAAGCCATGATAGATTTAGCCAGTGCGTTAAAAATGGAGTCAATTGCTGAAGGGGTCGAGACCCCGCAGCAACTGAACATACTAAAAGAGCTTGAGTGCTCCCAAGTACAAGGCTATTACTTCAGTAAACCCCTGCCAATTAAAATGCTGTATGAGTTTGTGAAAGGTAAGCAATCTAAGCTGGCTTTAATTAGCAAATAA